From the genome of Colletotrichum destructivum chromosome 10, complete sequence, one region includes:
- a CDS encoding Putative Sec39 domain-containing protein — translation MSLVQSLPKLVLLAVHLTIHADIDSLAFLASRHAAVLRKDILLRILLTYLPETVQSRDYVSFIEELSSGEYADREASDIDYAVVENLSDEDAAKKVRKLHLLPLSWEDAPIDTEDDPVALFLLRRAHRVDEEAGLLTQVPELLGPFLQYAPGIRVWMVSTLLPLLRRNYEYYPADSIPYTLAEFQNLPDGAAVGALLAQTGVRQEDYGLIGRDLRGMLVPWLHDDARWKRVEQDNSSGEAVSSPGWERFLEWLLVQSSSSWKVAVAAVEQWGGAVDVDLGDYDVVWMSEQQQQYLDRRYARAIMAGAYLVPDATVEALEGAHQMLRKVMDLLGQDDILSLREGADTLSAVAHLEDDGILSHKNTAFMRDDLLKESNPLTTPSMKSTHLLHALILSAFILTQAGLPCTIKRVGDLTFIQDERDQKAEVVKLIHAVAERAPKNDEKFWVKARNKVMWLRNWGISVSPNSPVMGVFARVELEVIETEILRALMSSARYSLARSLYEDTGEKPLPAQTVQETVITAALNAYDNASNPNRTRGGLRKCDEIINAFPGTITDSLPERRRIDSLLKATHALSEYRLVLRQGEPFSPVVLRIHSDPVSIIGKVLEQNPKSYTRIHDLLDVGSNMVRAGLVGRGKKRVSVYVAGDEKAHIDTTEKRITAMCIEAALKEDDFETAYSYVVNRLSGQVDRSTTASAAKLEDDWSWRAALQAGQYIRTARTVRPTHLGNASGNPDIRHLEQRIDCLATALRIAPPSQLQEILKTFRRCEEQLDSALQEEAAREADLDAAAADINSGMPGGFDAVPTAARPYKPVGPQQTRSSAGTSKAGDDAPMSLFDLSRATARAASRNFAALSTLQQSAGGKTLTPAAASAASVPIGDGDLHDDHPRARKRDQLRDAAMGTLTSGVGWLIGAPASVPSPQQAPRED, via the exons ATGAGCCTCGTTCAATCCCTACCAAAGCTGGTGCTTTTGGCTGTCCATCTCACCATCCATGCCGATATTGACAGCTTGGCCTTTCTCGCCTCCCGACATGCCGCTGTGTTGCGCAAAGACATTCTACTGCGCATACTTCTGACCTACCTTCCAGAGACGGTCCAATCCAGAGACTATGTTTCCTTTATAGAAGAGCTCTCTAGCGGCGAGTACGCCGACCGTGAAGCCAGCGACATCGATTATGCTGTTGTAGAGAACCTCTCAGATGAGGATGCAGCAAAGAAAGTTCGCAAGCTTCACCTGCTTCCTCTGTCTTGGGAAGATGCGCCCATAGACACAGAAGACGACCCAGTGGCCCTTTTCTTGCTCCGTCGAGCTCAccgtgtcgacgaggaggccggcttGCTCACCCAAGTGcccgagcttctcggccccTTTCTCCAATATGCTCCTGGTATCCGCGTTTGGATGGTCTCGACTTTGCTGCCATTGCTAAGGAGAAACTACGAGTACTATCCGGCCGACAGCATACCATACACGTTAGCCGAGTTCCAGAATCTCCCCGATGGTGCCGCCGTCGGTGCTCTTCTTGCCCAAACGGGAGTACGACAGGAGGATTATGGCCTCATCGGTAGAGACCTGAGAGGGATGCTCGTGCCTTGGCTGCACGATGATGCCCGGTGGAAACGGGTGGAGCAAGATAATTCCTCTGGGGAGGCCGTGTCCAGTCCAGGTTGGGAGCGTTTTCTTGAATGGCTTCTGGTACAGAGCTCCAGCTCTTGGAaagttgctgttgctgcagTCGAGCAGTGGGGGGGTGCAGTTGATGTTGACCTCGGAGACTATGATGTCGTTTGGATGAGtgaacagcagcaacaatATCTGGACCGCCGATATGCTCGGGCAATCATGGCTGGTGCGTACTTGGTGCCTGATGCCACCGTCGAAgcgctcgagggcgcccATCAAATGTTGAGAAAGGTCATGGACCTCCTCGGTCAGGATGACATATTGTCCTTGCGCGAGGGAGCAGACACTTTGTCTGCAGTCGCTCACTTGGAGGACGACGGTATCCTATCTCACAAAAATACGGCGTTCATGCGAGACGATCTTCTTAAGGAATCAAACCCTCTCACTACTCCGTCAATGAAGTCGACGCATCTACTTCACGCTCTGATCCTCAGCGCGTTCATACTGACCCAAGCCGGACTGCCCTGCACCATCAAACGGGTTGGAGACTTGACGTTCATCCAAGACGAACGAGACCAGAAGGCCGAGGTTGTCAAGCTCATTCACGCCGTTGCTGAAAGGGCTCCCAAGAATGACGAGAAGTTCTGGGTAAAGGCACGAAACAAAGTAATGTGGCTCCGGAACTGGGGCATCAGCGTCTCGCCGAACAGCCCGGTGATGGGAGTATTTGCCAGGGTCGAGCTGGAGGTCATTGAAACAGAAATACTAAGGGCTCTTATGTCTAGTGCAC GGTACTCACTCGCAAGATCACTATACGAAGATACTGGCGAGAAGCCATTGCCAGCGCAAACCGTCCAAGAGACCGTTATTACCGCTGCTTTAAACGCTTACGACAACGCATCAAACCCGAATCGTACAAGGGGTGGCCTCAGAAAGTGCGACGAAAT TATCAATGCATTCCCTGGAACCATCACCGACTCGCTCCCAGAACGACGCCGAATCGACTCTCTGCTGAAGGCAACGCACGCTCTCAGCGAGTACCGACTGGTGCTGAGGCAAGGCGAGCCCTTCAGTCCAGTTGTTCTCCGTATCCATTCGGATCCCGTATCCATCATCGGCAAGGTCCTGGAGCAAAACCCCAAGAGCTACACACGCATCCATGACCTCTTAGACGTGGGCTCTAACATGGTTCGCGCAGGGCTTGTGGGCCGAGGCAAAAAGAGGGTCTCCGTTTATGTTGCAGGGGACGAGAAGGCCCATATTGACACCACGGAGAAACGCATCACCGCCATGTGCATCGAGGCAGCTCTCAAGGAGGACGACTTCGAAACGGCGTACTCGTATGTCGTCAACAGGCTCAGTGGCCAGGTCGATCGTTCGACGACAGCTTCTGCGGcgaagctcgaggacgactggTCATGGAGGGCTGCACTGCAGGCGGGACAGTATATCAGAACGGCACGGACGGTCCGCCCGACACACCTGGGTAACGCTAGCGGAAACCCCGACATCCGGCACCTGGAACAACGCATCGATTGTCTCGCCACGGCCCTACGTATTGCCCCGCCTTCACAACTGCAGGAGATTCTCAAGACGTTTCGGCGCTGtgaggagcagctcgactCGGCGCTCCAGGAAGAGGCCGCTCGGGAagccgacctcgacgccgccgctgccgacaTCAATTCTGGTATGCCCGGCGGCTTCGATGCAGTCCCGACGGCAGCTCGACCTTACAAGCCAGTGGGTCCCCAGCAGACCCGCTCGTCAGCGGGCACCAGCAaggctggcgacgacgcgccCATGTCGTTATTCGACTTGTCTCGCGCCAcagcccgcgccgcctcgcgcAACTTTGCAGCACTTTCCACACTGCAGCAGTCCGCCGGCGGTAAGACTCTGACGCCGGCTGCTgcttcggcggcatcggTGCCAATCGGCGACGGGGACCTCCACGATGATCACCCCAGAGCGAGGAAGCGCGATCAACTTCGTGACGCTGCAATGGGGACCTTAACGTCCGGCGTGGGTTGGCTCATTGGTGCGCCTGCGTCAGTGCCTAGCCCACAACAGGCACCAAGGGAGGACTGA
- a CDS encoding Putative NADH:ubiquinone oxidoreductase, iron-sulfur subunit 5, which translates to MASGYGLHGGPSRCFPFWQELLGCYVVNTTGEDHSGKKKCGLALEDYYECLHHKKEAARTRALQAAYRKAESASARDNAPSAGQIRNLGLLGKEDDTKAVTGSS; encoded by the exons ATGGCCTCTGGATACGGTCTTCACGGAG GCCCGTCGCGGTGCTTCCCCTTCTGGCAGGAGCTACTTGGCTGCTACGTCGTCAACACCACTGGCGAGGACCACTCGGGAAAGAAGAAGTGCGGCTTGGCACTGGAGGACTACTATGAGTGTTTGCATCACAAGAAGGAG GCTGCAAGAACGAGGGCGCTTCAGGCCGCCTACCGAAAGGCCGAGTCGGCCAGCGCACGAGACAACGCGCCGAGTGCGGGACAAATACGCAACCTGGGACTGCTCGGCAAGGAGGACGACACGAAGGCCGTGACAGGGTCGAGTTGA
- a CDS encoding Putative oxidoreductase FAD/NAD(P)-binding, FAD-binding domain, ferredoxin reductase-type: MVHCYRRSIASSLLVRLRYHVRRLTSPPVKMEPAHCRESHMERTAAEPRHPSLHIVTVSRIDQVNQGIRLFRLGIREGSSIKFLPGQWLDTFVPGVTKPGGFTITSPPSKASLPSSAYLELAVQKSPSNPPAAWLWEQPIDQRYLGGRVHSTEKESAQLHVRVGGSFVWPPQNTDLVSLRRVVFIAGGLGINPLMSILSHLADGGECPYDVQFLYSTKTPAEGLDSEKILFLERLAAAYGQGMVSGQLRLFLTSSPQDTSGHISRELLCNGVEMPFMRRRMALEDVAEALGPKEVHGSAIVYVCGVPSMTDEFVEKLTSPAGLGLRPGQVFCEKWW, from the exons ATGGTTCATTGTTACAGAAGATCAATTGCATCCAGCCTTCTGGTTAGACTTCGGTATCACGTACGCAGGCTCACATCGCCGCCAGTGAAGATGGAGCCTGCGCATTGCAGAGAGTCGCATATGGAGCGCACAGCAGCTGAGCCGAGACATCCA TCATTACACATTGTCACCGTTAGCCGTATTGACCAAGTAAACCAAGGCATTCGGCTGTTTCGACTAGGGATACGTGAGGGATCCAGCATCAAG TTTCTCCCAGGCCAATGGCTTGATACCTTCGTCCCGGGCGTCACCAAGCCAGGCGGCTTCACTATCACCAGTCCACCCTCCAAGGCCTCCCTCCCATCCTCGGCGTACCTCGAACTCGCAGTGCAAAAGTCGCCGTCAAATCCGCCGGCCGCTTGGCTCTGGGAGCAGCCCATTGACCAAAGGTACCTTGGCGGCCGTGTCCACAGCACTGAGAAAGAATCGGCGCAGCTTCATGTTCGAGTCGGCGGGTCTTTCGTGTGGCCGCCACAAAACACCGACCTCGTCTCCCTGCGCCGAGTAGTCTTCATTGCAGGCGGCTTGGGGATCAATCCGCTCATGAGCATCCTCAGTCACCTTGCCGATGGAGGTGAATGTCCGTACGACGTGCAGTTTTTGTATTCGACAAAGACACCGGCCGAGGGTTTAGACTCGGAGAAGATTCTCTTTCTGGAGCGCTTGGCGGCTGCATATGGGCAAGGAATGGTTTCGGGCCAGCTGAGGCTCTTTCTTACCAGTTCACCACAGGATACGTCCGGGCACATATCTAGGGAGCTGCTGTGTAACGGAGTAGAAATGCCGTTCATGAGACGCCGTATGGCATTGGAAGATGTAGCGGAGGCTTTGGGGCCGAAGGAGGTGCATGGGTCCGCCATTGTGTATGTGTGCGGCGTGCCGTCCATGACGGACGAGTTTGTAGAAAAGCTCACATCTCCAGCTGGGTTGGGCTTGAGGCCCGGGCAGGTTTTTTGCGAGAAATGGTGGTGA